A genomic region of Eucalyptus grandis isolate ANBG69807.140 chromosome 5, ASM1654582v1, whole genome shotgun sequence contains the following coding sequences:
- the LOC104446087 gene encoding late embryogenesis abundant protein At1g64065, translating into MAEKNQNQYQPPESNGYHRNDQESLHTMEDEEAKRKKRMKWTIGIIAFIIFQVVQALFFVLVIMKFKSPNFRVSEFNVQTFNIGTQASPSFDMSFVAPIRVKNTNWGPFKYDASTISFTYGGVQVGQTIIPKNKANFKSTKKIDVNVTLSSANLPTNINSNLGSELSSGVITLTSQGELKGKITVMFMFKKKKTSQMNCTMAINTTTKTVQSLLCK; encoded by the coding sequence ATGGCAGAGAAGAACCAGAACCAATACCAACCACCCGAATCCAATGGCTATCACAGGAACGATCAAGAATCACTTCATACCATGGAGGATGAGGAGGCCAAGCGCAAGAAGAGGATGAAATGGACGATCGGCATCATCGCCTTCATTATCTTTCAGGTAGTCCAAGCTCTCTTCTTCGTCCTGGTTATCATGAAGTTCAAGTCCCCCAATTTTAGGGTTAGTGAGTTCAACGTCCAAACCTTCAATATTGGGACTCAAGCCTCACCTTCGTTTGACATGAGCTTCGTTGCCCCGATCCGAGTCAAGAACACCAACTGGGGTCCCTTCAAGTATGATGCTTCTACTATTAGCTTCACCTATGGAGGCGTCCAGGTGGGACAAACGATCATTCCCAAGAACAAGGCCAACTTCAAATCCACTAAGAAGATCGACGTGAACGTGACTCTGAGCTCCGCTAATTTGCCCACTAATATTAATTCGAATCTTGGGAGCGAATTGAGCTCTGGAGTCATTACGTTGACTAGCCAAGGCGAGCTTAAAGGAAAGATTACGGTCATGTTCAtgttcaagaaaaagaagacgtCACAAATGAATTGCACCATGGCCATCAATACCACAACGAAGACAGTCCAATCCTTGTTGTGTAAATGA
- the LOC120293595 gene encoding late embryogenesis abundant protein At1g64065-like: MAEKNQNQYHPPESNGYHRNDQESLHAMEDEEAKRKKRMKWTIGIIAFVIFQVVQALFFVLVIMKFKSPKFRIGDLAVQTLTVGTQASPSFNMSFVAPIRVKNTNWGPFKYDASTVYFTYGGVQVGEAIIPKSKANFKSTKKIDVSVTLSSSNLPSNINSNLGSELSSEIITLISQGELKGKITVMFMFKKKKTSQMNCTMEINTTSKAVQSLLCK; this comes from the coding sequence ATGGCAGAGAAGAATCAGAACCAATACCACCCTCCTGAATCGAATGGCTATCACCGGAACGATCAAGAATCGCTTCATGCCATGGAGGATGAGGAGGCCAAGCGCAAGAAGAGGATGAAGTGGACGATTGGCATCATCGCCTTCGTCATCTTTCAGGTAGTCCAAGCTCTCTTCTTCGTTCTGGTCATCATGAAGTTCAAGTCCCCAAAGTTCAGGATCGGCGACCTTGCCGTCCAAACTCTGACCGTCGGGACTCAAGCCTCGCCTTCGTTCAACATGAGCTTTGTTGCCCCGATCAGAGTCAAGAACACCAACTGGGGTCCTTTCAAGTACGACGCCTCCACTGTTTACTTCACTTATGGTGGTGTCCAGGTGGGAGAAGCAATCATCCCCAAGAGTAAGGCCAACTTCAAGTCCACCAAGAAGATTGACGTGAGCGTGACTCTGAGCTCTTCTAATTTGCCCAGCAACATCAATTCGAATCTCGGGAGCGAACTGAGTTCTGAGATCATAACTTTGATCAGTCAAGGAGAACTTAAAGGAAAGATTACAGTCATGTTCAtgtttaagaagaaaaaaacctcGCAAATGAATTGCACCATGGAAATCAATACCACATCAAAGGCGGTCCAATCCTTATTGTGTAAATGA